CAGGTATGTGCAACCACCTACATTTATGGTTAAaggttgttattattattattttttatcattttaagcTTGGTTCTAGAGCAGCAAGACAACAAATATGCATAGTATATCTTTATTTTCGAGCATATTTGTGGGTATCAGACATTATAACCTCGAGAGTTGAGTAGAGTGGCAAAGAGGTTACTAGCTACAGTCAGGTTATGTAGCTCAATATATTTCGAAGGTTTGGAGCTTAATCTAGAGGTAGCTTGCATACTTCTTTTGATGTTGAATTCAAACATATTGATGGTtaaatctttccttttctctatGAGCTCCAATTGCGGCCCAGTTTATGTGTCACTATATAAATCCATTTGGCACAAGAGTTTTCCCGAGATCGAATTCTTCTTATTGTAGCTTAGGCACGAAGGCGTGCATTAGCACCAATGATAGGGTGCAAATAAGATTCACGCTCGCTTTATCTCCAAATAGATATGTAATGTGCGATGTGGAGGAGGAATCTTAGGGGCAGCTAATCCTATCTTGCTCTTTTGCTGCAAACACTCTTCCTACATCTTGGAGGCTTTCAATTGGTCTTATGTGTTTCTTAATATGTATGATCTCCCTGCCTTAACCTTCTGGAGCATCCACTGAAAATCAGAAAAGTATCCTACAGCTTTGATTGCTAGAGAGAAATACTTGCTCCTTTGACGGCTCTATGGCATCTCTGGCTCCTTCATTAATCCAGTTCTATTGCTGGTGTATAGACATGCATCATTTTTGGATATTAGTCTACTCTCCCATGGCCTAACGGAAAAGGTTTTTGTACCCTTGAAAGCTAGGCATCCTTACCCTCCATTCTTgtaatatttcatatattaatgaaatatgtttcttctaataaattaataaatgaaataaaagcaaaGCAATGAATAGATTTCACTCTTAATGATGTGTTGTAGGGATATGCAAGAATGATGTTCAAGATCTTTTATATACTTTATCCTTACCATTCCTTGTTCTCGGTTTTCCAATAAATAGAATGTTACTTTATCTGAGACGTGTAGTGCCATGTTCCTTCTTCTTATGTTTATTTCTGTTCAGGTTCCAGCCAAGCCGAACTATAGTATGGTTATGTATTATGCTGCTGATAGGCCTGTAAACAAAAGTTCTTTGTTGGGTAAATTTGTGGACGGCAGTGACATGTATCGAAATTCcagatttaaattaattccaaGCATTGTCGAGGTATGGAAGCTTCAATCTTATATTTCTTATTGTTGACACCATTGCAACTAATGATTAGTTTAATTCAACAGGGATATTGGATGGTTAAGCGTGCAGTTGGAACAAAAGCTTGCCTTTTGGGTAAAGCAGTTACTTGCAAGTACCTCAGACGAGATAATTTTCTGGAAGTAAATAATTCTACCCCATCTTAAATAGCATGCATTGATAAGCAGGTGCAATTTTTGCTAGAGATGTTCTATGCTACATAGACAGGCCAAGTTGAGTATCAGTTGTCTCCTCGTAAAACAAGTTTACGTCAAGCTCGATAAAGTTTacgaagaaaaatatttactttttgtaTCATCTGTTTCACATTATTTACCTTTACTACTTCCAATGTCGAGTCCTCCTAGTACTTGATTAGTAGATGATGTTGTTAAAAATTCCAACCCCCAATACATTCTACTTGTGCTAGAAGCAATTCAGGTAGGATAACTGAACAAGTTTGTCATATGAGAGTGAGGAGAACGTTTTGTACGTGATTATGAGTCCCATCTTGTAGTGATGGACGTACTAATCTGTTCGGGGGAGGCACTACTAGGAGTTGGTGCCTGTGTTTAGGCATTCGGTTTAGTAATGCATTTTTGGCCCGGAGTCTTCTTTAGGAAGAGAGCACCAGACATCTTGAACTGCTCAAGTATTATAGCTTTGTTCTATTGTTTATAGTAACATCAGAGATCTTTTAAGAGTGTAATatgcatattttaaaatatgtcaagttattttactaaatttcttcataaatatCTTGCAGATTGATGTGGATATTGGATCGTCAACAGTAGCCAGGAGTGTTATTGGCCTTGTCCTTGGATATGTCACAAGCTTAGTCGTTGATCTCGCCATCCTAATAGAGGTTGTCACTTTGTGCTTAATGTGTTTCTATAATCATATTTCTGAATCCAATGTGCTTCTCTTCTGATGTCTTTTATAGACACTTCCGCTCCCCCAATAAATTAGGGAAACAATGAAGGAAATGACagttatttttttctgttgGCTGTAGTAGTATTGTTTATCAACATATTTTGATGTTTACGTCAAATTCATAGTATTGTGGATGCTGACAGATTTAAAATTGCAGGcaaaggaagaggaagagttGCCCGAGTATGTTCTTGGAACCGTTCGCCTAAACCGTGTGAGACTCGATTCAGCAGTAGAATTAGAAAATTGAGGTTTCTCTATGTTACATTTACGAAACTTCACATTCATTCATTGTGAAACGGTCACTTCAGTGAGGTTTTTATATTTGGCAGCATATTCTTCCAATTGTAGTCAATACAAGTTATCAAAACCcctattttaatcaattatgaaATGAGCTATAAAATcttcatgaaatattttaatctagTTGTTTGAACTACTAATAGGTCTGTCTTGGCATACTTGTTGGAGGAACTGTATACTTGCTAGGTGGCACAACAAACACTTTGTTTTAGGTAAAGTGTTCGTGTTAGACATGGATACGTTTGGACACATTAGCGACACGTgtctaaattttttctaaCTTTGGACACGActctagaaaatatttaacctAAGCATTAGGaaacaaatagaaattttCTAGAACTGAACACGTTTATATGTTGATCAATCGTGAAGTATTAGGATGAGATCTTCTTCCTCTGGTCGTACTTGACTTAACTTTATATGTTCTAATTAAGTATATTTTGTTGACTTAACTTTATATGTTCTAATTAAGtatattttgttgttacaTTTACATGTTTGATCATGTATGTGTATGCGCACCATGTCCATGTCCTACCTTTCTTTAGAAATTGACATCGtgttcgtgttcgtgttcCGTGTCTGACCTTAATTCTAGTAGTTTAAGAAATGAGCTATAAAATcttcatgaaatattttaatctagTGGTTTGAACTACTAATAGGTCTGTCTTGGCTTTCTTGTTGGAGGAACTGTATACTTGCTAGGGAGCACAACACAACAAACACTTTGTTTTAGGTTAAGTGTTCACGTTAGACATAGATACGTTTGGACACATTAGCGACACGTgtctaaattttttctaaCTTTAGACACGActctagaaaatatttaacctAAGCATTaggaaataaatagaaattttctGGAACTGAACACGTTTATATGTTGATCAATCGTGAAGTATTAGGATGAGATCTTCATCTGGTCGTACTTGACTTAActttatatgttttaattaagtatattttgttgttacaTTTACATGTTTTATCATGTATGTGTATACACACAATGTCCATGtcctacatttttttagaaactgACATCGTGTTCCGTGTCTGTGCTTAATTCTAGTAGTTTAATCCTGGTTTTCATGTTCCTATCTCTTCTTGCTCATTCTGAGGGATCAACATTTGATTCTGTTGATTGAACTATGAGTAAACAAGTCATTCTGTTGTGTGATTGGTTaaattctcttcctttttttctcttgttaTGATTGGATTGATGGGACTGGCCTCACCCTGCTACTACTGCTGCAAATTATTACTCATTGTTCATCACTGTTCTTCATTGTCTCTCTGCTTTTGGGTTTTGGCCACAGGATTCTCTATTAATCTGTTCTTTTTTcctcctcttttttctttcatttatattataatcatTACAGTGTTGCAGGGCTAATCTTTTCCCTcttggaggaagaagatggcCCTTGTGTTTTAAGTGCTAATCTTTTCCCTCACAACTATTCTTGCTTTGCtttattatcatattattggGTAAACTTTAGGACGATGGTTGAGATTTAATTTGCATAATGTTTCATCCCTTGTGGTTCTTTCCAAATATATAACCGAATATTCATTTTAGGGTTAAAACTTcgtttataaaataatttgtttacaTTTAGAGCCTGAGTTTTTACATGCTTAAAAACGCgtaattgtatttaaaaacaatttttaagtatttataaAAGCATTCCAAAcggtttgaaattttgagttcgATTTGATTTACTCTACTCGACCATATACGAAGgttaaaattatagttttcTGTTTGTTATGATTTGGATATCAAATCAATGATAGCAAAGTTGGTCTTTTTTTCCCTGTCAAATTAATCCCTTTTGTCCTTTAAAAGATGTGTTATTTTTTCacctcttttttatttttatttttaataagtgGAATTATTTCCCTTGGGATTCCATTTATCCTACCTTCACAAGacctcttattattattattattataataataataataataatgtaaaattggatttatattaaattggTCACGAGAAATGAGTGAATTTTGGTACATTAAAGGAAAGGAGCTATGGACAAATTTCTTACGTCCTTTGTACTTGAATTTTGGTTccccatttttatttattattctatttatttttcaatgttctattttaaaagtttagggacTTATTAGAcgttttttaaactttatgacaaaatagacatattttaaagtttatggactaaatttgtaatttaacaaaaattcgTATGTAGATTGAATTCCGTCAcctatgatttaaaaataaaaaacctatATTGATTTAAAGTGTTGAtccaatttcattttctttttttacccaacttctcaaaaggtaaaaagtaaaaaagtcaaaaaaaaaaaaaagttacaagGTGTTTAaattgctattttttttagattcatCGTTACTATAATCCCAATGTAAGTAAACAATGTGAAGAAGAGTCCccaccataaaaaaaaaaaagagttttaaagcaattttcattataatttatgagctttattatatattcttcattaaacaaacattactttttttttatctttaagtTCAAAAGTAAACGAACGAAGAACATTGTAGTTTAAAAAAGAAGTGTGACTTATCATCAATAAAGATGGGTTCATATTACTGTTTCGTACGATTATTTGGCgtgaatttatttatgttatattatgaaCTTTGTGGAAGGTTTGAACCGTAGAgatagattttgaaatttttttcatgGGGAGAACCTAGCTCGTTGAGTGCTCTACCTTGAGTCATCAACATTACGGGCTCTACTGAAATAGATTGTGCAGAAAACTAATTATATCCAATATGTGTTGGCCTTTCCCCCCTAGCTATTTTGTCACATACGTGGATTCAGTCCTCTAAAGCCTGTTAGAATTCTGTTCAAGCTGTTGATCACTAGATTAATCGACTTCGAGTACGAGTATGTATGGGATTTCATGGGGTATTGTTCAAATTCCTAACTCAAACTTGTCAGTAATGGTTATTATTGGATTCTCACCCttagaaaagagaaggaaaagaagaagatgctTTCAAATATGCAAAGCTTTATTCCATGCCCAACATCATCTGAACACACAACAACTCAAGGGACCCCTCTTGCTCTCTAAAAGCAACCCATTAATATTCCCATGTAGTCTAAACTCATCACTCCACactttcttcattcatttcaattcttttatgGACCTTTCCCCACTCCCCCATGCATTTCATTGAAACTACTACTTGTTTCAATGGAGGTTTTTAGATGCCTGCCCTTCAATTTTATTGTGTTCTTCTTGCTTTGTGTAGCGGCTTCGTCCACTGATACTTACTCTGAAGCACTTTTAGCCTTGAAATCTGAATTCATTGATGATTTTGGCAGTTTGAGCGATTGGATTGTGCGTTCTGGACAAAACCCACTTGGGAAAATCCATGGATGTTCTTGGTCAGGAGTCCAATGCGACAAGAACGCCACCATTGTTATCGGAATCGACCTCTCGATGAAGCGGCTTGGCGGGGCGATTTCCGGTGAGCAGTTTCATGTCTTTAAAGAACTCGTTGATCTTAACCTGAGCCACAATTATCTGTCTGGGAAGCTTCCTATTGGAATCTTCAATCTCACTAATCTAAGAACTTTAGACATCAGTAGGAACAATTTTTCTGGTCATTTTCCTGTTGGgatttttcatcttcaaaaccTGATTGTTTGTGATGCATTTAGCAATAGTTTTTCTGGGTCATTGCCTGTTGATCTTTCNTTTTCTGGTCATTTTCCTGTTGGgatttttcatcttcaaaactTGATCGTTTGTGATGCATTTAGCAATAGTTTTTCTGGGTCATTGCCTGTTGATCTTCCAAAGCTTGAAAATCTGAAGTTCCTCAACTTAGCTGGTAGCTACTTCACAGGGCCAATCCCTTCAGAATATGGCTCTTTCAAAACCCTTGAGTTCATGAATCTCGCAGGGAATGTTCTTACTGGAAACTTACCCCCTGAATTGGGCAAACTCAAAACTATGATCCACATGGAAATTGGCTACAATAGCTTCCATGGACGTCTCCCATGGGAGCNACTATGATCCACATGGAAATTGGCTACAATAGCTTCCATGGAGGTCTCCCATGGGAACTCGGCAACATGAGCAACCTTCAATATCTTGATATTGCtagtggaaacctctctggTTCAATCCCTAAAGAACTTAGTAATCTCTCAAATCTGGaatctcttttccttttcaggaACCATTTCTCTGGACTGTTGCCTGAAGAACTAAGCAAAATCACCTCTCTGGTTAATTTAGATCTCTCTGATAATCATATTTCTGGTCCTATTCCAGAAAGCTTTTCAGAGATGAAGAATCTTAGATTGCTAAGTCTTATGTACAATGAAATGACTGGTTCTGTTCCAAAGGGTATTGCAGAGCTTCCTTCATTGGAGACTCTTCTTATATGGAGCAATCAGTTTTCTGGGTCACTCCCAAAAAACTTGGGCAGCAACAAAAAACTTAAATGGCTTGATGTTTCCACGAACAATTTTGTGGGTCATATCCCACTTGATATCTGTCTAGGAGGCTTACTTTTTAAGTTGATCCTGTTTTCAAATAAGTTTAGTGGTGGACTTTCGCCATCCCTCTCTAATTGTTCGTCCCTCGTTCGATTGCGGTTAGAGGATAATCTGTTTTCTGGTGATATATCTCTGAAATTTAGTGATCTTCCTGATATCTCATACATTGATCTCTCTATGAACAATTTTAGTGGAGGAATTCCTCTAGATATAAGCAAAGCATCCAATCTTCAATACttcaatatatcatataaCCCAGAACTTGGAGGTGTTTTTCCTGAAGAAATATGGAGTTTACCTCTTCTTCAAAACTTTTCAGCTTCTGATTGTGGGATAAGAGGAAAACTTCCCAAGTTTCGGTTCTGCAAATCTGTTCTTACTATTGAATTGAATGATAACGATCTGTCGGGAAACGTCCCAGAAAGCGTTGCAAGTTGTCATGCTCTTGTAAGGATGGATTTATCTTACAACAATCTCTCAGGTCATATACCTGAAGAACTGGCACATCTTCCTTCCATTAGAATCCTTGATCTATCCCACAATGGTTTCAATGGATCGATACCCGATAAGTTCAGGGATTCGTCGAGTTTGCTGCTACTAAACGTGTCTTCCAATGATATCTCTGGTTCCATCCCGGAAAACAAAGTGTTTTGGTCCATGGGTAGCAGTGCATTTGCTGGAAATCCAAAGCTGTGTGGAGCACCTCTGGAACCCTGTTCAGGGCCATTGGCAATGTTTGAAGGCAAAGGGATGGGGAAGCTTGAACTTGTCCTGATACTGTGTGCTGGTCTTGCTATAATCACAACGATATCGATCGCGTTGATTTTCTTCGCTCGAGAACGGAgcaaaggaaaatggaagatggtGTGTTTCACTGGACTTCCTCCATTCACAGCTAGTGATATTCTCAGGAGTTTCGACTCGGCAGAATCTAAGGAAGCGATAACGCCATTGTCTGCTTCGATTTTCAAAGCAGTTCTTCCTACTGGAATCGCCGTGTCGATCAAGAAGATAGATtgggaagaacaaagaattagGATGATATCTGAGTTTATAACTCAATTAGGTAGTTTAAGGCACAAGAATTTGGTCAGATTGCTGGGATTTTGCCACAATAAACAGATGGTTTATCTTTTGTATGAATACTTACCCAATGGAAATCTAGCagagaaaatttcaatgaaaagGGAAtggctaactaagctcaaaCTCATTAAAGGTATAGCAAGGGGACTACACTTTCTTCACCATGGCTGTTATCCTACAATTCCCCATGGAGACCTGAAGTTGAGTAACGTCATACTCGACGAAAACATGGAGCCCCATCTGGCTGAATTCGGACTCCGGTTTCTACAACAGCTAAACGAAGATTCGCTTCCGTTATCGTCGACAACAAAAGGAGGTATACTAAACAATACACATTCTTGAATCATGAACATTTTCCAAAGTGTAGTGATTCTGATATGTTCTCATCTTGGACAGGTGAATTCAATAATGCAACAGAGGAGGAGCTTTGGATGGACGTTCATAGTTTCGGGGCGATCGTCCTGGAAATTATAAGCAACGGTCGGTTGACGAGCGCTGGATCGAGCACACAGAACAAGGCAAGAGATCTT
The nucleotide sequence above comes from Cucurbita pepo subsp. pepo cultivar mu-cu-16 chromosome LG11, ASM280686v2, whole genome shotgun sequence. Encoded proteins:
- the LOC111805905 gene encoding leucine-rich repeat receptor-like protein kinase TDR isoform X3 translates to MEVFRCLPFNFIVFFLLCVAASSTDTYSEALLALKSEFIDDFGSLSDWIVRSGQNPLGKIHGCSWSGVQCDKNATIVIGIDLSMKRLGGAISGEQFHVFKELVDLNLSHNYLSGKLPIGIFNLTNLRTLDISRNNFSGHFPVGIFHLQNLIVCDAFSNSFSGSLPVDLSFSGHFPLENLKFLNLAGSYFTGPIPSEYGSFKTLEFMNLAGNVLTGNLPPELGKLKTMIHMEIGYNSFHGRLPWELGNMSNLQYLDIASGNLSGSIPKELSNLSNLESLFLFRNHFSGLLPEELSKITSLVNLDLSDNHISGPIPESFSEMKNLRLLSLMYNEMTGSVPKGIAELPSLETLLIWSNQFSGSLPKNLGSNKKLKWLDVSTNNFVGHIPLDICLGGLLFKLILFSNKFSGGLSPSLSNCSSLVRLRLEDNLFSGDISLKFSDLPDISYIDLSMNNFSGGIPLDISKASNLQYFNISYNPELGGVFPEEIWSLPLLQNFSASDCGIRGKLPKFRFCKSVLTIELNDNDLSGNVPESVASCHALVRMDLSYNNLSGHIPEELAHLPSIRILDLSHNGFNGSIPDKFRDSSSLLLLNVSSNDISGSIPENKVFWSMGSSAFAGNPKLCGAPLEPCSGPLAMFEGKGMGKLELVLILCAGLAIITTISIALIFFARERSKGKWKMVCFTGLPPFTASDILRSFDSAESKEAITPLSASIFKAVLPTGIAVSIKKIDWEEQRIRMISEFITQLGSLRHKNLVRLLGFCHNKQMVYLLYEYLPNGNLAEKISMKREWLTKLKLIKGIARGLHFLHHGCYPTIPHGDLKLSNVILDENMEPHLAEFGLRFLQQLNEDSLPLSSTTKGGEFNNATEEELWMDVHSFGAIVLEIISNGRLTSAGSSTQNKARDLLLREIYKENGISSPNSSKEEIKQVLDLALVCTRSRPSNRPSMEDVLKLLSEIKPEVKS
- the LOC111805905 gene encoding leucine-rich repeat receptor-like protein kinase TDR isoform X2; the encoded protein is MEVFRCLPFNFIVFFLLCVAASSTDTYSEALLALKSEFIDDFGSLSDWIVRSGQNPLGKIHGCSWSGVQCDKNATIVIGIDLSMKRLGGAISGEQFHVFKELVDLNLSHNYLSGKLPIGIFNLTNLRTLDISRNNFSGHFPVGIFHLQNLIVCDAFSNSFSGSLPVDLPKLENLKFLNLAGSYFTGPIPSEYGSFKTLEFMNLAGNVLTGNLPPELGKLKTMIHMEIGYNSFHGRLPWELGNMSNLQYLDIASGNLSGSIPKELSNLSNLESLFLFRNHFSGLLPEELSKITSLVNLDLSDNHISGPIPESFSEMKNLRLLSLMYNEMTGSVPKGIAELPSLETLLIWSNQFSGSLPKNLGSNKKLKWLDVSTNNFVGHIPLDICLGGLLFKLILFSNKFSGGLSPSLSNCSSLVRLRLEDNLFSGDISLKFSDLPDISYIDLSMNNFSGGIPLDISKASNLQYFNISYNPELGGVFPEEIWSLPLLQNFSASDCGIRGKLPKFRFCKSVLTIELNDNDLSGNVPESVASCHALVRMDLSYNNLSGHIPEELAHLPSIRILDLSHNGFNGSIPDKFRDSSSLLLLNVSSNDISGSIPENKVFWSMGSSAFAGNPKLCGAPLEPCSGPLAMFEGKGMGKLELVLILCAGLAIITTISIALIFFARERSKGKWKMVCFTGLPPFTASDILRSFDSAESKEAITPLSASIFKAVLPTGIAVSIKKIDWEEQRIRMISEFITQLGSLRHKNLVRLLGFCHNKQMVYLLYEYLPNGNLAEKISMKREWLTKLKLIKGIARGLHFLHHGCYPTIPHGDLKLSNVILDENMEPHLAEFGLRFLQQLNEDSLPLSSTTKGGEFNNATEEELWMDVHSFGAIVLEIISNGRLTSAGSSTQNKARDLLLREIYKENGISSPNSSKEEIKQVLDLALVCTRSRPSNRPSMEDVLKLLSEIKPEVKS
- the LOC111805905 gene encoding leucine-rich repeat receptor-like protein kinase TDR isoform X1; this encodes MEVFRCLPFNFIVFFLLCVAASSTDTYSEALLALKSEFIDDFGSLSDWIVRSGQNPLGKIHGCSWSGVQCDKNATIVIGIDLSMKRLGGAISGEQFHVFKELVDLNLSHNYLSGKLPIGIFNLTNLRTLDISRNNFSGHFPVGIFHLQNLIVCDAFSNSFSGSLPVDLPKLENLKFLNLAGSYFTGPIPSEYGSFKTLEFMNLAGNVLTGNLPPELGKLKTMIHMEIGYNSFHGGLPWELGNMSNLQYLDIASGNLSGSIPKELSNLSNLESLFLFRNHFSGLLPEELSKITSLVNLDLSDNHISGPIPESFSEMKNLRLLSLMYNEMTGSVPKGIAELPSLETLLIWSNQFSGSLPKNLGSNKKLKWLDVSTNNFVGHIPLDICLGGLLFKLILFSNKFSGGLSPSLSNCSSLVRLRLEDNLFSGDISLKFSDLPDISYIDLSMNNFSGGIPLDISKASNLQYFNISYNPELGGVFPEEIWSLPLLQNFSASDCGIRGKLPKFRFCKSVLTIELNDNDLSGNVPESVASCHALVRMDLSYNNLSGHIPEELAHLPSIRILDLSHNGFNGSIPDKFRDSSSLLLLNVSSNDISGSIPENKVFWSMGSSAFAGNPKLCGAPLEPCSGPLAMFEGKGMGKLELVLILCAGLAIITTISIALIFFARERSKGKWKMVCFTGLPPFTASDILRSFDSAESKEAITPLSASIFKAVLPTGIAVSIKKIDWEEQRIRMISEFITQLGSLRHKNLVRLLGFCHNKQMVYLLYEYLPNGNLAEKISMKREWLTKLKLIKGIARGLHFLHHGCYPTIPHGDLKLSNVILDENMEPHLAEFGLRFLQQLNEDSLPLSSTTKGGEFNNATEEELWMDVHSFGAIVLEIISNGRLTSAGSSTQNKARDLLLREIYKENGISSPNSSKEEIKQVLDLALVCTRSRPSNRPSMEDVLKLLSEIKPEVKS